Proteins encoded together in one Mus caroli chromosome 4, CAROLI_EIJ_v1.1, whole genome shotgun sequence window:
- the Tmem246 gene encoding transmembrane protein 246: MTTSTSPAAMLLRRLRRLSWGSTAVQLFILTVVTFGLLAPLACHRLLHSYFYLRHWHLNQMSQDFLQQSLKEGEAALHYFEELPSANGSVPIVWQATPRPWLVITIITVDRQPGFHYVLQVVSQFHRLLQQCGPQCEGYQLFLCNVERSVSHFDAKLLSKYVPVANRYEGTEDDYGDDPSTNSFEKEKQDYVYCLESSLQTYNPDYVLMVEDDAIPEEQIFPVLEHLLRARFSEPHLQDALYLKLYHPERLQHYINPEPMRILEWVGVGMLLGPVLTWIYMRFACRPGFSWPVMLFFCLYSMGLVELVGRHYFLELRRLSPSLYSVVPASQCCTPAMLFPAPAARRTLTYLSQVYCHKGFGKDMALYSLLRAKGERAYVVEPNLVKHIGLFSSLRYNFHPSLL, from the coding sequence ATGACCACGTCAACCTCTCCAGCTGCCATGCTTCTCCGGAGGCTTCGGCGACTCTCCTGGGGCAGCACAGCTGTGCAGCTCTTCATTCTAACCGTGGTGACATTTGGCTTACTGGCCCCGCTGGCCTGCCACCGGCTCCTCCACTCATATTTCTATCTGCGTCATTGGCATCTAAACCAGATGAGCCAGGACTTCCTGCAGCAGAGCCTGAAGGAGGGGGAAGCTGCCCTTCACTACTTTGAAGAGCTGCCCTCTGCCAATGGGTCTGTGCCCATCGTCTGGCAGGCCACCCCCCGTCCCTGGCTGGTGATTACCATAATCACTGTGGATAGGCAGCCTGGCTTTCATTATGTCTTACAGGTAGTATCCCAGTTCCATCGGCTTCTGCAGCAGTGCGGCCCCCAGTGTGAAGGGTACCAGCTCTTCCTGTGCAATGTGGAACGGAGTGTGAGCCATTTTGATGCTAAGCTGCTCTCTAAGTACGTCCCTGTGGCCAACCGCTACGAGGGCACCGAAGACGATTACGGTGATGACCCTTCAACTAACTCATTtgagaaagagaagcaagacTATGTGTATTGCCTGGAGTCATCGCTGCAGACCTACAATCCAGACTATGTCCTGATGGTGGAGGATGATGCTATTCCCGAAGAACAGATCTTCCCAGTATTGGAGCACCTCCTGCGTGCTCGCTtctctgagccacacctccaaGATGCCCTGTATCTAAAGCTCTATCACCCAGAGAGGCTACAGCACTACATCAACCCAGAGCCTATGCGGATCCTGGAGTGGGTTGGCGTGGGCATGCTGCTGGGGCCTGTGCTAACCTGGATCTACATGAGGTTTGCCTGCCGCCCAGGCTTCAGCTGGCCTGTCATGCTTTTCTTCTGTCTGTACAGCATGGGGCTGGTGGAACTGGTGGGCCGACACTATTTTCTGGAACTGCGGCGCCTGAGTCCCTCCTTGTACAGTGTGGTTCCTGCCTCTCAGTGTTGCACCCCGGCTATGCTCTTCCCTGCCCCTGCTGCCCGCAGGACCCTCACCTACCTGTCCCAGGTGTACTGCCACAAGGGCTTTGGCAAAGACATGGCACTGTACTCTCTGCTGAGAGCCAAGGGGGAGAGGGCCTATGTGGTGGAGCCCAACCTTGTGAAACACATTGGGCTCTTTTCCAGCCTACGGTACAATTTTCATCCCAGCCTACTGTAG